GTCGTCTGCACTGCCACGGGCATATATGTTACCGTCTTTGATAACAGGTTCAAACGGGCCGCTGTGCCACAGTTCCAGCGGATCTGCGGGCTGTACGTCGTAGTGGCCGTAAACCAGCACGGTAGGCAAAGAAGGATCGATGATCTTTTCTCCGTAAACGATGGGATGTCCTGCGGTGGGGCATACTTCTACATTATCCGCGCCGGCTTCCTGCAGGCGGTGCTTTACGGCTTCTGCACATTTTTGTACGTCGCCGTTAAAGCGGGAGTCAGCACTCACAGAGGGAATGCGCAGCAATTCCAGCAATTCTTCCAGGAAACGTTCCTGGTGTTGGGCCTGGTAATCTTTCCAAACTTGCATATTCAGAAAATTAAGTTCACAATGGGGTGCAAGTTAACGGAAAAACAACATTCGGGAATTTGGGATTTGCAGATTCGTTCAGGAGCAGGGGTAAATATTCAAATAGTAAAAGATCTAAATGTCTAAGTGCTACGAGATCAGTTTTTGACGTACGAGGAACTCCAGTTTTTCATTGACATCCAGCAGTTTGGCGGTCAATTCCTTGTTTTCCTTGCGCAGGGAGTAGACTTCAAAAGCCTTTTCAATATTATGCTTCAGTTCTTCCTCATTCCAGGGTTTGGAGAAATATTTATAGACCTGGCCTTTGTTAATGGCGTCCACTACGGCATTGATATCGGCGTAGCCGGTCAGCAGCATACGGATCGGTTCAGGGTATTTTTCCAGGATAGACTCGAAAAATTCGATCCCGGTCACCTTCGGCATACGCTGATCTGAAATAATGATATGAAATTCCTGTTCTTCCAGCAGTTTCACCGCTTCTTCGGCGGAGGTGGCGGTAGAAATGTTGTAAAGCCTCCTGAATGAAGCTTTAAAGGCATTCAGGTTGTGTATTTCATCATCAATATAGAGTATATGGATGTGTTGTGCACTCATTTAAGCAGACTTAGTTCCAAGTTAGTAATAATAAATGAGTTAGAAACAATGAAACCAGTTTTATCGATTTAGTATTTATCCTGCCCCATTCACTTTTGGCATTTATCGGCAGAAGGCTAACGATAAACGTTACTATAAAGGTACATATAAACATACTGTATTAGTGTGAATTTTTCAAGTATGGATGAACTTTTTTTAAAATTCATCGTTTCCCTAAGCAATAGCGATTTAGTGCATTACTTTCCATATTTTCGTGTAGGGATGAAAAATGCGCGTTTACCGTGTTTTTTGCAGCATTCACCGTGAAAACAACTACTTACACCGGCAGGCCGGGAAA
The Chitinophaga varians genome window above contains:
- a CDS encoding response regulator — its product is MSAQHIHILYIDDEIHNLNAFKASFRRLYNISTATSAEEAVKLLEEQEFHIIISDQRMPKVTGIEFFESILEKYPEPIRMLLTGYADINAVVDAINKGQVYKYFSKPWNEEELKHNIEKAFEVYSLRKENKELTAKLLDVNEKLEFLVRQKLIS